The proteins below come from a single Chrysoperla carnea chromosome 1, inChrCarn1.1, whole genome shotgun sequence genomic window:
- the LOC123290792 gene encoding chitin deacetylase 1 isoform X1 produces MATMNQKVLWLCLLLINLAFADNIRIKRQDDDEGADQTTEELCENRPADEYFRLSTDGDCRDVVRCDSAKENGITRLASVRCPVGLAFDIDRQTCDWKTNVKNCDQIEKPRKILPIFKTDEPVCPDGKLSCGNGECVEKSLFCNGKPDCKDESDENACSVDSDPNRAPDCDPTQCSLPDCFCSADGTRIPAGIEPTQVPQMITLTFNGAVNVDNIDLYEEIFNGQRVNPNGCQIRGTFFVSHKYTNYSAVQDLHRRGHEISVFSLTHKDDPQYWSQGSYDDWLAEMAGARLIIERFANITDGSIIGVRAPYLRVGGNKQFEMMADQFFVYDASITASLGRVPIWPYTLYFRMPHKCNGNAHNCPSRSHPVWEMVMNELDRRDDPTFDESLPGCHMVDSCSNVQTGDQFARLLRHNFNRHFNSNRAPLGLHFHASWLKSKKEFKDELIKFIEEMLDRNDVYFVTMLQVIQWMQNPTELTGLRDFQEWKEKCDVKGQPYCSLPNACPLTTRELPGETLRLFTCMECPNNYPWILDPTGDGFSVK; encoded by the exons ATGGCGACGATGAACCAAAAGGTATTATGGCTGTgtctattattaataaatttag CCTTCGCAGATAACATTAGAATAAAACGACAAGATGATGATGAAGGTGCGGACCAAACAACAGAAGAATTATGTGAAAATCGACCAGCCGATGAATACTTCCGATTGTCAACAGATGGCGATTGCCGGGATGTAGTAAG GTGCGATTCAGCAAAAGAAAATGGTATTACACGATTAGCATCAGTAAGATGTCCAGTCGGTTTGGCGTTCGATATTGATCGCCAGACTTGTGATTGGAAAACTAATGTTAAAAATTGTGATCAAATAGAAA aaCCACGTAAAATCCTTCCAATTTTCAAGACTGATGAACCAGTTTGCCCAGATGGTAAATTATCATGTGGAAATGGTGAATGTGTTGAAAAATCATTGTTCTGTAATGGAAAACCAGATTGCAAAGATGAATCTGATGAAAATGCATgtt CTGTCGACAGCGATCCTAACAGAGCACCAGATTGTGACCCAACTCAATGTTCACTCCCAGATTGTTTCTGTTCTGCTGATGGAACACGTATTCCAGCTGGTATTGAACCAACTCAAGTACCACAAATGATCACATTAACATTCAATGGAGCCGTAAATGTAGACAATATTGATTTATATGAAGAAATCTTCAATGGACAACGTGTAAATCCAAATGGATGTCAAATCCGTGGTACCTTCTTCGTATCCCATAAATACACAAATTATTCAGCTGTACAAGATTTACATCGTCGTGGTCATGAAATTTCCGTCTTCTCGCTAACACACAAAGATGACCCACAATACTGGTCACAAGGATCATACGATGATTGGTTAGCTGAAATGGCGGGTGCTCGTTTAATTATTGAACGTTTTGCCAACATTACCGATGGATCAATTATTGGAGTTCGTGCCCCATACTTACGTGTTGGTGGCAACAAACAATTCGAAATGATGGCCGATCAATTCTTTGTGTACGACGCCTCAATCACAGCATCTTTAGGACGTGTCCCAATTTGGCCATATACTTTATACTTCCGTATGCCACACAAATGTAATGGTAATGCTCACAACTGCCCAAGTAGAAGTCATCCAGTTTGGGAAATGGTCATGAATGAATTAGATCGTCGTGATGACCCAACATTCGACGAATCATTACCTGGTTGTCATATGGTTGACTCATGTTCCAACGTACAAACTGGTGATCAATTTGCTCGTCTCTTACGTCACAATTTCAATCGTCATTTCAACAGCAACCGTGCTCCATTAGGTCTTCACTTCCATGCTTCATGGTTAAAGAGCAAAAAAGAATTCAAAgacgaattaattaaattcattgaaGAAATGTTGGACAGAAATGATGTATACTTCGTTACCATGTTACAAGTTATCCAATGGATGCAAAATCCAACTGAATTGACTGGCTTAAGAGATTTCCAAGAATGGAAAGAAAAATGTGACGTGAAAGGGCAACCTTACTGTTCATTACCAAATGCAT
- the LOC123290792 gene encoding chitin deacetylase 1 isoform X2, which translates to MATMNQKVLWLCLLLINLAFADNIRIKRQDDDEGADQTTEELCENRPADEYFRLSTDGDCRDVVRCTRSGLKSIQCPSGLAFDVDKQTCDWKGKVTNCDKLEKPRKILPIFKTDEPVCPDGKLSCGNGECVEKSLFCNGKPDCKDESDENACSVDSDPNRAPDCDPTQCSLPDCFCSADGTRIPAGIEPTQVPQMITLTFNGAVNVDNIDLYEEIFNGQRVNPNGCQIRGTFFVSHKYTNYSAVQDLHRRGHEISVFSLTHKDDPQYWSQGSYDDWLAEMAGARLIIERFANITDGSIIGVRAPYLRVGGNKQFEMMADQFFVYDASITASLGRVPIWPYTLYFRMPHKCNGNAHNCPSRSHPVWEMVMNELDRRDDPTFDESLPGCHMVDSCSNVQTGDQFARLLRHNFNRHFNSNRAPLGLHFHASWLKSKKEFKDELIKFIEEMLDRNDVYFVTMLQVIQWMQNPTELTGLRDFQEWKEKCDVKGQPYCSLPNACPLTTRELPGETLRLFTCMECPNNYPWILDPTGDGFSVK; encoded by the exons ATGGCGACGATGAACCAAAAGGTATTATGGCTGTgtctattattaataaatttag CCTTCGCAGATAACATTAGAATAAAACGACAAGATGATGATGAAGGTGCGGACCAAACAACAGAAGAATTATGTGAAAATCGACCAGCCGATGAATACTTCCGATTGTCAACAGATGGCGATTGCCGGGATGTAGTAAG GTGCACTAGATCtggtttaaaatcaattcaatgCCCCTCTGGATTGGCGTTTGATGTTGATAAACAAACATGCGATTGGAAGGGTAAAGTCACCAACTGTGACAAACTTGAGA aaCCACGTAAAATCCTTCCAATTTTCAAGACTGATGAACCAGTTTGCCCAGATGGTAAATTATCATGTGGAAATGGTGAATGTGTTGAAAAATCATTGTTCTGTAATGGAAAACCAGATTGCAAAGATGAATCTGATGAAAATGCATgtt CTGTCGACAGCGATCCTAACAGAGCACCAGATTGTGACCCAACTCAATGTTCACTCCCAGATTGTTTCTGTTCTGCTGATGGAACACGTATTCCAGCTGGTATTGAACCAACTCAAGTACCACAAATGATCACATTAACATTCAATGGAGCCGTAAATGTAGACAATATTGATTTATATGAAGAAATCTTCAATGGACAACGTGTAAATCCAAATGGATGTCAAATCCGTGGTACCTTCTTCGTATCCCATAAATACACAAATTATTCAGCTGTACAAGATTTACATCGTCGTGGTCATGAAATTTCCGTCTTCTCGCTAACACACAAAGATGACCCACAATACTGGTCACAAGGATCATACGATGATTGGTTAGCTGAAATGGCGGGTGCTCGTTTAATTATTGAACGTTTTGCCAACATTACCGATGGATCAATTATTGGAGTTCGTGCCCCATACTTACGTGTTGGTGGCAACAAACAATTCGAAATGATGGCCGATCAATTCTTTGTGTACGACGCCTCAATCACAGCATCTTTAGGACGTGTCCCAATTTGGCCATATACTTTATACTTCCGTATGCCACACAAATGTAATGGTAATGCTCACAACTGCCCAAGTAGAAGTCATCCAGTTTGGGAAATGGTCATGAATGAATTAGATCGTCGTGATGACCCAACATTCGACGAATCATTACCTGGTTGTCATATGGTTGACTCATGTTCCAACGTACAAACTGGTGATCAATTTGCTCGTCTCTTACGTCACAATTTCAATCGTCATTTCAACAGCAACCGTGCTCCATTAGGTCTTCACTTCCATGCTTCATGGTTAAAGAGCAAAAAAGAATTCAAAgacgaattaattaaattcattgaaGAAATGTTGGACAGAAATGATGTATACTTCGTTACCATGTTACAAGTTATCCAATGGATGCAAAATCCAACTGAATTGACTGGCTTAAGAGATTTCCAAGAATGGAAAGAAAAATGTGACGTGAAAGGGCAACCTTACTGTTCATTACCAAATGCAT